A part of Anastrepha obliqua isolate idAnaObli1 unplaced genomic scaffold, idAnaObli1_1.0 ptg000023l, whole genome shotgun sequence genomic DNA contains:
- the LOC129251471 gene encoding uncharacterized protein K02A2.6-like, with translation MPEQEELMKLLQMQSKLLEQLTQRSKQPVENSKEQLMESLAKSIAEFCYDATNALTFDTWYARHEDVFLVDGKDLDEASRVRLLMRKLNPIAYNNKNQQEDLVSYAARVNAQCEKFRLSELSADQFKCLIYVFGLQAHTEADIRIKILAKLEEDSQQTLNSLVSHAKKFINLKKDTAMVEETKAVITNVIHANTRQSKNDATKNSKTNKAKIPKTPCWNCGDMHYAKYCTYRNKKCNKCNKYGHKEGYCNSHSASKSKSTKPQRHKQQQTSNKGHNSCLQVNSITYVNRRKYTTVSIKPIETATSSFPSCDVRMQVDTASDVSLIGKSTWIQMGQPGIRLENKYVTSASKDKIQLLAEFSYQQSTILKHIQQDYADIFKPNLENCSTVTSALHLKPDAKQIFRAKRPVAYSMLPYIEEELNRLHQLGVITPVEFSEWAAPIVAVKKPSGKVRICGDYSSGLNAWLGPHQYPLHTPEEIYAKVAGSHCFTVIDLSDAYLQIPVTAESAKLLTINTHMGLFTFNRLAPGIKSAPGAFQQIMDTILAGIDDTVAYIDDIIIGGATFEKHVENLHKVAQQLQKYKFRAQFDKCKFFAAQVKYLGNILSKTDLMLTHYNPNLPLKVATDASNRGIGAFICHVFPDGSEKVIQHASKALTDAEQKYSQIEKEALALVFALKKFHRFIFGRKFTLCTDHKPLIAIFGKNKGIPTYAANRLQRWALILMMYDFNIQYIKTTEFGCVDMLSRLIANHTKQDEDMVIACTQMEEEMNTIIEDQCEKLPVSFEMIRKATKQCSTAQAVINALSNGWKQEITTELQPLYARKDALSVIQECLMFHERIVIPKKLQLRILRQLHRGHLGRERMKLLARSYVYWPGVDEDIVSYSRNCQHCASTAKMPVKHTVRSWPLATKPMERLHIDIAGPCNSFYYFVIVDTFSKWPEIFQIENITTQTIISKLNETLSRYGDCDTLVSDNGTQFTSGAFEQFVTSQGIQHIRTSPYHPQSNGQAERFVDTLKRALKKLKMEGTDSENLQTFLQTYRFTPNPSVVERKSPAEAFLNRKIKTTLDLTKPQTTEIKQRNLKQENQFNVKHGAKSREFSNGDLVNVKWHQGNDTFWVPGVIIERIGSVNYNVRIEVKGNLKLIRSHANKMVKRYGNHTGNRNVTKYLCDVFDLTELPRFNEENQPVLQPETVEVAPLVETTSSGSNAHAGTNRGTSTSRRIRRPPAYLNEYDTS, from the exons ATGCCAGAACAAGAGGAACTTATGAAACTGTTGCAGATGCAAAGCAAATTACTGGAGCAATTGACTCAAAGATCAAAGCAGCCAGTAGAAAATTCAAAGGAACAGTTGATGGAGTCATTGGCAAAAAGCATAGCAGAATTTTGCTATGATGCCACAAACGCACTCACATTCGACACGTGGTATGCACGTCACGAAGACGTTTTCTTGGTCGATGGCAAAGATTTGGACGAAGCATCACGTGTTCGCCTCTTAATGAGGAAGCTAAATCCAATTGCGTATAACAA TAAGAATCAACAGGAAGACCTGGTATCGTATGCAGCCAGGGTCAATGCTCAATGTGAAAAATTTAGACTGTCGGAACTTTCGGCAGATCAATTCAAATGCCTCATCTATGTATTTGGGTTGCAAGCACACACAGAAGCCGACATTCGTATAAAAATATTGGCAAAACTAGAAGAAGATTCACAGCAAACATTAAACTCTCTGGTGAGCCATgcgaaaaaattcatcaatctAAAGAAAGATACAGCAATGGTGGAAGAGACAAAAGCCGTAATAACCAACGTAATACATGCAAATACACGCCAAAGCAAGAACGATGCaactaaaaatagcaaaacaaataaaGCGAAGATTCCAAAAACACCCTGTTGGAATTGCGGAGACATGCACTatgcaaaatattgtacatatcGCAATAAAAAGTGTAACAAGTGCAACAAATACGGTCATAAGGAGGGGTACTGTAATTCACACAGCGccagcaaaagcaaaagtacAAAACCTCAGCgacacaagcaacaacaaacgaGCAACAAAGGTCACAACAGTTGCTTACAAGTAAATTCAATAACGTATGTTAATCGACGCAAATACACAACAGTAAGCATAAAGCCGATAGAAACCGCAACTTCATCGTTTCCGTCGTGTGATGTCAGAATGCAGGTGGACACCGCCTCGGACGTCTCGCTAATCGGAAAGTCCACATGGATACAAATGGGTCAACCGGGAATACGGTTGGAGAACAAATACGTTACCAGCGCATCAAAAGATAAGATTCAACTACTAGCCGAATTTTCTT ATCAACAATCTACTATTTTGAAGCATATACAGCAAGACTATGCGGACATATTCAAGCCAAATCTGGAAAATTGTAGCACAGTTACATCAGCATTGCATCTAAAGCCGGatgctaaacaaatttttcgcgcaaaaaggCCAGTAGCATATTCCATGCTACCGTACATTGAAGAAGAACTAAATAGATTACATCAATTAGGGGTTATCACCCCTGTAGAATTTTCTGAATGGGCAGCGCCTATCGTCGCAGTGAAGAAACCGTCTGGCAAGGTTCGGATCTGTGGCGATTATTCATCAGGGCTAAACGCATGGTTAGGGCCGCATCAATATCCGCTGCACACGCCAGAAGAAATTTACGCAAAGGTCGCGGGAAGTCATTGTTTTACCGTAATAGACCTATCAGACGCGTATCTACAGATACCCGTCACAGCAGAGTCAGCCAAGCTGCTCACCATTAACACGCATATGGGTCTGTTTACGTTCAATCGACTCGCACCAGGTATCAAAAGCGCTCCAGGAGCGTTCCAACAAATCATGGACACCATATTGGCAGGCATAGATGACACCGTCGCTTACATAGATGACATCATTATAGGCGGTGCAACCTTTGAGAAACATGTCGAAAACCTTCATAAAGTGGCGCAACAGCTACAGAAGTATAAATTTCGCGCCCAGTTCgacaaatgcaaattttttgctgcacaggtAAAATATTTGGGAAACATTTTAAGCAAAACAG ATTTAATGCTTACGCATTATAACCCCAATTTACCATTGAAAGTGGCAACAGACGCTTCCAATAGAGGAATCGGTGCGTTTATTTGTCACGTTTTTCCGGACGGATCAGAGAAGGTTATACAACACGCCTCAAAAGCTTTAACGGATGCAGAGCAAAAGTACTCGCAAATTGAAAAGGAAGCTTTAGCATTAGTTTTTGCGCTAAAGAAGTTCCACAGATTTATTTTTGGACGTAAGTTCACATTGTGCACGGATCATAAGCCGCTAATcgcaatatttggtaaaaataaGGGCATCCCAACGTACGCAGCAAATAGGCTTCAGCGATGGGCACTAATATTGATGATGTACGACTTCAATATCCaatacattaaaacaacagaatTTGGATGTGTAGACATGCTTTCGCGCCTTATAGCCAATCACACAAAGCAAGACGAAGACATGGTGATAGCTTGTACGCAAATGGAAGAAGAAATGAACACGATTATTGAAGACCAATGTGAAAAGCTTCCGGTgagttttgaaatgataagaaaagctaCAAAGCAATGTTCAACGGCCCAAGCTGTCATAAACGCATTATCAAATGGATGGAAGCAAGAAATAACAACAGAATTACAGCCACTTTATGCACGGAAAGATGCACTCAGCGTGATTCAAGAGTGCCTAATGTTTCATGAACGCATAGTGATTCCGAAGAAATTACAACTACGAATTTTACGTCAACTACACAGAGGACATCTAGGTAGAGAACGGATGAAATTGTTAGCAAGGAGTTACGTGTATTGGCCTGGTGTGGACGAAGATATAGTCTCGTATTCACGAAATTGTCAACATTGTGCATCAACAGCAAAAATGCCTGTAAAACATACAGTACGATCATGGCCGTTAGCAACAAAACCAATGGAACGGTTACACATTGATATAGCAGGACCATGCAATAGTTTTTATTACTTCGTAATCGTAGATACATTCTCAAAATGgcctgaaatttttcaaatagagAATATCACAACGCAAACAATCATTAGCAAGCTAAATGAAACGCTTTCACGTTACGGAGATTGTGACACACTTGTCTCCGATAACGGCACACAATTTACGAGCGGAGCGTTCGAACAATTCGTAACATCGCAGGGTATTCAACACATAAGGACATCGCCTTATCATCCCCAGTCCAATGGACAAGCGGAACGGTTCGTAGATACACTGAAAagggcattaaaaaaattaaaaatggaaggAACGGATTCAGAAAACTTGCAAACATTTTTGCAAACGTATAGATTCACACCAAATCCGAGTGTGGTAGAACGTAAATCTCCGGCAGAAGCCTTCCTTAAccgaaaaatcaaaacaacgtTAGACTTAACTAAGCCACAAACAACGGAAATCAAACAACGAAATTTAAAACAAGAAAACCAGTTTAATGTCAAACACGGAGCAAAATCTAGAGAATTTTCGAATGGAGACCTTGTAAACGTTAAATGGCATCAAGGCAATGATACGTTTTGGGTTCCTGGCGTTATCATAGAACGGATTGGTTCTGTGAACTACAATGTCAGAATTGAAGTAAAGGGCAACTTAAAACTGATTAGATCACATGCAAATAAAATGGTAAAACGGTATGGAAACCATACTGGCAATCGCAATGTGACTAAATATTTATGCGACGTTTTTGATCTCACAGAACTACCACGGTTCAATGAAGAAAATCAACCCGTACTACAGCCAGAAACTGTTGAAGTGGCTCCCCTAGTGGAAACCACCTCATCTGGTTCTAATGCACATGCAGGAACGAATAGAGGAACATCAACGAGTCGCAGGATTCGTAGACCACCAGCATATTTGAATGAGTATGATACTTCCTAA